A stretch of the Mycobacterium sp. ITM-2016-00317 genome encodes the following:
- a CDS encoding acetyl-CoA C-acetyltransferase — MDVVICSPVRTPVGRMGGALAALTAADLATTTLRALIARTGLGDGDVDDVILGNGYANGEAPALGRIAALDAGLGTSVPGLQIDRRCGSGLQAVLYAAGQIATGAARTVVAGGAESMSNVEHYALGLRTGVRQGGIALQDRLDRARETAGGASHPIAGGMIETAENLRREYGITREDQDALALRSHQRAVAAHDNGAFADELVPVTVPGSRGRPDVVVDRDEHPRADLTADTLGALRPIRAGADPDSTVTAGNASGQNDGAAMCVVTTRSEAEKRSLTPLLTLRSWAVTGCAPETMGIGPVAATAAALERADLTLDDVDLIELNEAFAAQVLAVLAEWKIDPLDDRLNPNGSGISLGHPIGATGARILATAAHEARRRGARYVLETMCIGGGQGLAAVFEVTR, encoded by the coding sequence ATGGATGTGGTGATCTGTAGTCCGGTGCGGACCCCGGTAGGCCGGATGGGCGGGGCCCTGGCCGCGCTGACCGCCGCCGACCTGGCGACGACGACGCTGCGGGCGCTGATCGCGCGGACCGGGCTCGGGGACGGAGACGTCGACGACGTCATCCTGGGCAACGGCTACGCCAACGGCGAGGCCCCCGCACTCGGCCGTATCGCTGCACTCGACGCCGGCCTCGGCACCTCCGTGCCAGGACTCCAGATCGACCGACGCTGCGGCTCGGGACTGCAGGCTGTGCTGTACGCGGCCGGACAGATCGCGACCGGCGCCGCCCGCACCGTGGTGGCCGGCGGCGCGGAGTCGATGTCGAACGTCGAGCATTACGCGCTCGGGCTGCGCACCGGGGTGCGCCAGGGCGGCATCGCGCTGCAGGACCGGCTGGACCGCGCCCGCGAAACCGCGGGCGGCGCGAGCCACCCGATCGCGGGCGGCATGATCGAGACCGCCGAGAACCTGCGCCGCGAGTACGGCATCACCCGCGAGGACCAGGACGCGCTGGCCCTGCGCTCCCATCAGCGCGCGGTGGCCGCACACGACAACGGAGCCTTCGCCGACGAACTCGTCCCGGTCACCGTCCCCGGCAGTCGGGGCCGCCCGGACGTCGTCGTCGACCGCGACGAGCATCCCCGCGCGGACCTCACCGCCGACACGCTCGGTGCACTACGCCCGATCCGCGCCGGTGCCGACCCGGACTCCACGGTCACCGCGGGCAACGCGTCAGGGCAGAACGACGGCGCCGCGATGTGTGTGGTGACCACCCGGTCCGAGGCCGAGAAGCGGTCGCTGACACCGCTGTTGACGCTGCGCTCGTGGGCGGTGACCGGCTGCGCACCCGAGACCATGGGCATCGGCCCGGTCGCCGCGACCGCCGCGGCGCTGGAACGCGCCGACCTGACCCTCGACGACGTCGACCTGATCGAACTCAACGAGGCGTTCGCCGCGCAGGTGCTGGCGGTGCTCGCCGAATGGAAGATCGACCCGCTCGACGACCGGCTCAACCCGAACGGCTCCGGGATCTCCCTGGGCCATCCGATCGGTGCGACCGGGGCCCGCATCCTGGCCACCGCCGCCCACGAAGCGCGCCGGCGCGGCGCCCGATACGTGCTGGAGACCATGTGCATCGGCGGCGGACAGGGTCTGGCTGCGGTCTTCGAGGTGACCCGATGA
- a CDS encoding LysR substrate-binding domain-containing protein, whose amino-acid sequence MELRHLRYFQAVAEELHFGRAAERLHIAQPPLSQQIRQLEREVGVRLLDRSTRSVELTAAGRAFLDRTIRILGAVDEACDQARRIADGVEGHLVIGCVGSATYSLLPRLVRELRVALPAVDLRVRGEMLATAQLAALHSKDIDLALMRPPVDDPAVTTETLRHDRLLIALPAGHRFAERAEIALADLHDEDFISHAGHGRSRMSTLVAGLCLDAGFRPRIRHEVAETSTLVTLVAAGLGVAVVPEPTAALEIGGVCYRPLASPGATVALLAAYPTADASPLIANVVDVLRATA is encoded by the coding sequence ATGGAGCTGCGCCACCTGCGGTACTTCCAAGCCGTCGCCGAGGAGTTGCATTTCGGCCGCGCCGCCGAACGGCTGCACATCGCCCAGCCTCCGCTGTCCCAGCAGATCCGTCAGCTGGAACGCGAGGTCGGCGTGCGGCTGCTGGACCGGTCCACCCGCAGCGTCGAGCTGACCGCCGCAGGCCGGGCGTTCCTGGACCGCACGATCAGGATCCTCGGCGCGGTCGACGAGGCATGCGATCAGGCCCGCCGGATCGCCGACGGAGTGGAGGGCCACCTGGTCATCGGCTGCGTCGGTTCGGCCACGTACTCGCTGCTGCCGCGCCTGGTGCGCGAGCTGCGGGTGGCGCTGCCCGCGGTCGACCTGCGGGTGCGGGGCGAGATGTTGGCGACCGCACAGCTGGCGGCCCTGCACAGCAAGGACATCGACCTGGCGTTGATGCGCCCGCCGGTCGACGATCCCGCGGTGACCACCGAGACGCTGCGGCACGACCGGTTGCTGATCGCGCTGCCCGCCGGGCACCGGTTCGCCGAACGCGCCGAGATCGCGCTGGCAGACCTGCACGACGAGGACTTCATCAGCCACGCCGGGCACGGCCGGTCCCGGATGAGCACGCTGGTGGCCGGCCTGTGCCTGGACGCCGGGTTCCGCCCGCGCATCCGGCACGAGGTCGCGGAGACCTCGACGTTGGTGACACTGGTGGCCGCGGGCCTGGGCGTGGCGGTGGTCCCCGAGCCGACCGCGGCGCTGGAGATCGGCGGGGTCTGTTATCGGCCGCTGGCCAGCCCCGGCGCGACGGTCGCGCTGCTGGCGGCCTACCCGACCGCGGACGCGTCGCCGCTGATCGCCAACGTCGTCGACGTCCTACGCGCCACCGCCTGA
- a CDS encoding N-6 DNA methylase, with the protein MLPGDRGDDAALRKARGAFFTPAPVARFLTDWAVRDPGHAVLEPSCGEAVFLHEIGRRGGHTGPLVGVEIHPDSALESQRGLRAHGVDAVIHNQDFFSHNEFGRYDAVVGNPPYVRYQDFAGEARARARQAALRAGVTLSNLASSWAAFTVHSALHLRPGGRLGLVLPAELLSVNYAAGVREYLMDHFASVGLVLFDERVFPGVLEEVVLLLADGYQPDGGTGAQHMQLSQVRDAEGLAQLTGSRRWSPPGNGAKWSAGLMSAAGLSAFEAVAGGDGFTFLETWGDTTLGMVTGSNRFFTLSPAKVDALGLAPSDLLPLSPPGSRHLRGLALTPNALRALGEAGQSTYLFRPAGEPTAAARHYIASGEDLDVHLAYKCRVRTPWWRVPYLRPADLLLTYMNADTPRLTSNRARVHHLNSVHGVYLREDLRGLGTGLLPLASLNSVTLLGAETVGRAYGGGMLKIEPREADVLPVPSPDLLRRNTDQLRQVRPAVAARLRAGLLLDAVALVDDALLLATSTLSERALRAVRRDHAALTARRLARGKANGAR; encoded by the coding sequence ATGCTTCCCGGCGACAGAGGTGACGACGCCGCGCTGCGCAAGGCGCGCGGCGCGTTCTTCACTCCTGCTCCGGTGGCACGGTTCCTGACCGACTGGGCGGTGCGCGATCCCGGGCACGCGGTGCTCGAACCCTCCTGCGGGGAGGCGGTTTTCCTGCACGAGATCGGGCGCCGCGGCGGCCACACCGGCCCGCTGGTCGGTGTGGAGATCCATCCCGACTCGGCCCTGGAGTCACAACGCGGCCTGCGTGCGCACGGGGTCGATGCGGTCATCCACAACCAGGACTTCTTCTCCCACAACGAGTTCGGCCGCTACGACGCGGTGGTCGGCAACCCGCCGTACGTGCGGTACCAGGATTTCGCCGGCGAGGCCCGGGCCCGCGCGCGGCAGGCGGCGCTGCGCGCAGGCGTGACGCTGTCCAACCTGGCGTCGTCGTGGGCCGCGTTCACCGTGCATTCGGCGCTGCACCTGCGCCCGGGTGGCCGGCTGGGCCTGGTGCTGCCCGCCGAACTGCTCAGCGTCAACTACGCCGCCGGGGTGCGCGAGTACCTGATGGACCACTTCGCCTCGGTCGGCCTGGTGCTGTTCGACGAGCGCGTGTTCCCAGGTGTGCTGGAGGAGGTCGTACTGCTGCTGGCCGACGGCTACCAACCCGACGGCGGCACCGGCGCCCAGCACATGCAGCTGTCCCAGGTCCGCGACGCCGAGGGCCTGGCCCAGCTGACCGGGTCGCGGAGGTGGAGCCCGCCGGGCAACGGCGCGAAGTGGTCGGCCGGTCTGATGTCGGCGGCCGGCCTGTCGGCGTTCGAGGCCGTGGCGGGCGGGGACGGGTTCACGTTCCTGGAGACCTGGGGTGACACCACGCTGGGCATGGTGACGGGCAGCAACCGCTTCTTCACGCTCTCCCCCGCCAAGGTCGACGCGCTCGGACTGGCGCCGTCGGACCTGCTGCCGCTGTCGCCGCCGGGTTCGCGCCATCTGCGCGGGCTGGCCCTGACGCCGAATGCGCTGCGCGCCCTGGGCGAGGCCGGCCAGTCGACCTACCTGTTCCGGCCCGCCGGGGAGCCCACGGCCGCGGCCCGGCACTACATCGCCTCCGGTGAGGATCTCGACGTGCACCTGGCCTACAAATGCCGGGTACGCACCCCGTGGTGGCGGGTGCCTTATCTGCGGCCCGCCGACCTGCTCCTGACCTACATGAACGCCGACACACCGCGGCTGACCAGCAACCGTGCCCGCGTGCACCACCTGAACTCGGTGCACGGGGTCTACCTGCGGGAGGACCTGCGTGGGCTCGGCACCGGCCTGTTGCCGCTGGCGTCGCTGAACTCGGTGACCCTGCTGGGCGCCGAGACGGTGGGCCGCGCCTACGGTGGTGGGATGCTCAAGATCGAACCCCGGGAAGCCGACGTGCTTCCGGTGCCGTCCCCGGACCTGTTGCGGCGCAACACCGATCAGCTTCGCCAGGTACGTCCCGCAGTGGCCGCCCGGCTGCGTGCGGGCCTGCTGCTCGACGCGGTCGCCCTGGTCGACGACGCGCTCCTGCTGGCCACCTCGACGCTGTCCGAACGTGCGCTGCGCGCGGTCCGCCGCGATCACGCCGCACTCACCGCACGTCGCCTCGCCCGTGGAAAAGCCAACGGTGCCAGGTAA
- a CDS encoding phosphatase PAP2 family protein → MQTDLAVQDETRQRLTRARRRWIVIPLCALVFLAAVYWLAVRTRTGQAVENAALYGADQVDPRAFLAATRLLDTITVTSLAAATLLVGLIGLLRRQVSLAVAAMAVILGSQAATQILKFLVLQRPNLLDTDQYLANTLPSGHTTAAMSVLFATLIVMPYRFRGVAMFFALSWAVGIGAYTVIAQWHRLSDTLAADAVALVVACAASYFLARTGRIREVVTPGAARYTLRTVFVATVAVVGAAAATLGAVALLAALDQNLDSAAEWRLFLSAQWLAAAGSIFAALLFWWSWHRVETKRRGDPSAVR, encoded by the coding sequence GTGCAGACCGATCTTGCTGTCCAAGACGAAACGCGTCAGCGGCTCACGCGGGCGCGCCGCCGCTGGATCGTCATCCCGTTGTGCGCATTGGTGTTTCTGGCCGCGGTCTACTGGCTGGCAGTCCGCACCCGGACCGGGCAGGCAGTCGAGAACGCGGCGCTCTACGGCGCCGACCAGGTCGACCCGCGGGCGTTCCTGGCGGCCACGCGATTGCTCGACACCATCACGGTGACCTCGCTGGCTGCGGCGACGCTGCTGGTCGGCCTGATCGGGCTGCTGCGCCGCCAGGTGAGCCTGGCCGTCGCGGCGATGGCCGTCATCCTGGGCAGTCAGGCGGCCACCCAGATCTTGAAGTTCCTTGTGCTGCAACGCCCGAACCTTTTGGACACCGACCAGTACCTGGCCAACACGTTGCCCAGCGGACACACCACCGCCGCGATGTCGGTGCTGTTCGCCACGCTGATCGTGATGCCGTACCGGTTCCGCGGGGTCGCGATGTTCTTCGCGCTCAGCTGGGCGGTCGGCATCGGCGCCTACACCGTGATCGCGCAGTGGCACCGACTGTCGGACACGCTGGCCGCGGATGCCGTCGCCCTCGTGGTGGCCTGCGCGGCTTCGTATTTCCTGGCCCGCACCGGCCGGATCCGTGAGGTCGTCACCCCCGGTGCGGCGCGGTACACCTTGCGGACGGTGTTCGTCGCCACGGTCGCCGTGGTCGGCGCGGCGGCTGCGACGCTGGGCGCAGTGGCGCTGCTGGCCGCACTCGACCAGAACCTCGACTCGGCCGCCGAGTGGCGGCTGTTCCTGTCGGCCCAGTGGTTGGCCGCTGCGGGGTCGATCTTCGCCGCGCTGCTGTTCTGGTGGAGCTGGCACCGGGTGGAGACGAAGCGCCGGGGGGATCCCAGCGCGGTGCGCTGA
- a CDS encoding LLM class F420-dependent oxidoreductase, producing MTRFGYTLMTEQSGPKDLVRYAVSAEEAGFDFEVSSDHYFPWLSAQGHAPHAWTVLGAVAHATERVELMTYVTCPTMRYHPAIVAQKAATLQLLADGRFTLGLGSGENLNEHVVGQGWPTIARRQEMLKEAIQIIRELHTGDMVDWKGDYFEVDSARLWDVPEAPVPIAAAVSGERSVQQFAPLADHLIAVQPDKDLVDSWHDARRATGLPGDVRVIGQIPICWDTDRDAAVDRAHDQFRWFAGGWAVNSDLPTTAGFDGATQFVRKEDVAESIPCGPDLDAIVEAVREYWEAGFTDIALIQVGGDSQDAFLKEAATPLLDKLRSASQ from the coding sequence ATGACGCGTTTCGGCTACACCCTGATGACCGAGCAGAGCGGCCCGAAAGATCTTGTCCGCTATGCGGTGTCGGCAGAGGAGGCGGGCTTCGACTTCGAGGTGTCCAGCGATCACTACTTTCCGTGGCTGTCCGCTCAAGGGCACGCCCCGCACGCCTGGACGGTGCTGGGCGCGGTCGCCCATGCCACCGAACGCGTCGAGTTGATGACCTACGTGACCTGCCCGACCATGCGCTACCACCCGGCGATCGTGGCGCAGAAGGCCGCGACCCTGCAGTTGCTTGCCGACGGCCGGTTCACACTGGGGCTGGGCAGCGGGGAGAACCTCAACGAACACGTCGTCGGGCAGGGATGGCCGACGATCGCGCGCCGGCAGGAGATGCTCAAAGAGGCCATCCAGATCATCCGCGAGTTGCACACCGGCGACATGGTCGACTGGAAAGGCGATTACTTCGAGGTCGACTCGGCTCGGCTCTGGGATGTGCCGGAGGCGCCGGTGCCCATCGCGGCCGCGGTCTCCGGGGAGAGATCGGTGCAGCAGTTCGCACCGCTGGCCGACCACCTGATCGCCGTCCAGCCGGACAAGGATCTGGTCGACTCCTGGCACGACGCGCGGCGCGCGACCGGGCTGCCGGGCGACGTGCGGGTGATCGGGCAGATCCCGATCTGCTGGGACACCGACCGCGACGCCGCGGTGGACCGGGCGCACGACCAGTTCCGCTGGTTCGCCGGCGGCTGGGCCGTCAACTCCGACCTGCCCACCACCGCGGGCTTCGACGGTGCCACTCAGTTCGTGCGCAAGGAGGACGTCGCCGAATCCATCCCGTGCGGTCCCGACCTGGACGCCATCGTCGAGGCGGTCCGGGAATACTGGGAGGCGGGCTTCACCGACATCGCGCTGATCCAGGTCGGCGGTGACAGCCAGGACGCATTCCTGAAAGAAGCAGCAACGCCGCTGCTGGACAAGCTCCGCTCCGCATCGCAGTGA
- a CDS encoding DUF4129 domain-containing protein, which yields MSTLDIDRDAAREAAQNELAKSIYPKPSPMDLLLDWIEELLYRLTASASKFPGGWYTVAVLVVLLVVAVVVAIRIARRAMRSERSTAAPLFGDHLLSAAEHRATAERHAAEGDWAPAIRHRVRAVARSLEEDGVLDPVPGRTATELARDAGRALPALAGELARAAETFNDVTYGQRPGTEAQYRMIAALDEELGSHTSGPAAAQTEHTRQPWAEVR from the coding sequence GTGTCGACGTTGGACATCGACCGCGACGCGGCGCGCGAGGCGGCACAGAACGAGCTCGCCAAGAGCATCTACCCCAAACCCTCGCCGATGGACCTGCTGCTGGACTGGATCGAGGAGCTGCTCTACCGGCTGACCGCCTCGGCGTCGAAGTTCCCCGGCGGCTGGTACACGGTCGCGGTGCTCGTGGTGCTGCTCGTCGTCGCGGTCGTGGTTGCGATCCGCATCGCGCGTCGCGCCATGCGCAGTGAGCGCAGCACCGCGGCGCCGCTGTTCGGCGACCACCTGCTCAGCGCCGCCGAGCACCGAGCCACCGCCGAACGCCATGCCGCCGAGGGTGATTGGGCTCCCGCGATCCGGCACCGGGTCCGGGCGGTCGCGCGCAGCCTGGAGGAGGACGGGGTCCTCGATCCCGTGCCGGGCCGGACCGCGACCGAGCTGGCCCGCGACGCAGGCCGCGCACTGCCCGCGCTGGCCGGTGAATTGGCCCGCGCCGCAGAGACGTTCAACGACGTCACGTACGGCCAGCGGCCCGGCACCGAGGCGCAGTACCGGATGATCGCCGCACTGGATGAGGAGCTGGGCAGCCACACCTCGGGCCCGGCGGCCGCACAGACCGAACACACCCGTCAGCCGTGGGCGGAGGTGCGATGA
- a CDS encoding DUF4350 domain-containing protein: protein MSTAVGTTFTQRWSVLRWVLLGLAAIVAVAALTTWLTAPRPGGHLDPTSTSADGAHALITLLREQGVTVVEAASIADVEREARADTLLVAGQTYHLFDDELLRRLADAPGDRLLIAPLGKTREALAPELRRTDSTEFGGLAPDCDLREATQAGAVQFGVAETFDARGSVPVIRCYDGVLARYTDEGRTVTVVGSDQFVTNAGLAEEGNAALAMNLTGSHPRMIWYAPQRNEPGTADGAASFTDLIPPQVNWMVLQLILAVVLVAWWRGRRVGPLVAEQLPVVVRASETVEGRGRLYRSRRARDVAAESLRTAARQRMLPRLGLTAAGSPQDLSQAVADRCGLAAHSVAHTLYGPPPATDAELVNLARALDDIERQVAQS, encoded by the coding sequence ATGAGCACCGCTGTAGGGACCACCTTCACCCAGCGTTGGTCGGTGCTGCGCTGGGTGCTGCTCGGGCTTGCCGCGATCGTCGCGGTCGCCGCGCTGACCACCTGGCTGACCGCACCTCGCCCCGGCGGGCATCTCGATCCGACGTCGACGTCGGCCGACGGTGCGCACGCGCTGATCACTCTGCTGCGCGAACAGGGTGTCACCGTGGTGGAGGCCGCCTCGATCGCCGACGTCGAGCGCGAGGCCCGCGCGGACACCCTGCTGGTCGCCGGGCAGACCTACCACTTGTTCGACGACGAGCTGCTGCGCCGACTGGCCGACGCGCCCGGTGACCGGCTGCTGATCGCCCCGCTCGGCAAGACCCGGGAAGCCTTGGCCCCCGAGCTGCGCCGGACCGACAGCACCGAGTTCGGCGGCCTGGCCCCGGACTGCGACCTGCGCGAGGCCACCCAGGCCGGCGCCGTGCAGTTCGGCGTGGCCGAAACGTTCGACGCGCGAGGCTCGGTCCCGGTGATCCGCTGCTACGACGGCGTGCTCGCGCGCTACACCGACGAGGGGCGCACCGTCACGGTGGTGGGCAGCGACCAGTTCGTCACGAACGCCGGGCTGGCCGAGGAGGGCAACGCCGCGCTGGCGATGAACCTGACCGGATCCCACCCGCGGATGATCTGGTATGCGCCGCAGCGCAATGAGCCCGGCACCGCCGACGGCGCCGCATCGTTCACCGATCTCATTCCGCCGCAGGTGAACTGGATGGTCCTTCAGCTGATCCTCGCGGTGGTGCTGGTGGCCTGGTGGCGGGGCCGCCGCGTCGGGCCGCTGGTCGCCGAGCAGCTGCCGGTCGTGGTGCGGGCCTCCGAGACCGTCGAGGGCCGGGGCCGGCTGTACCGGTCACGGCGGGCCAGGGACGTCGCCGCCGAGTCGCTGCGCACGGCGGCACGTCAGCGCATGCTGCCGCGGCTCGGCCTGACCGCGGCCGGGTCGCCGCAGGATCTCAGCCAGGCCGTGGCCGACCGGTGCGGGCTCGCTGCGCACTCGGTCGCCCATACTCTGTACGGGCCGCCCCCGGCCACCGACGCCGAACTGGTGAACCTCGCACGCGCGCTCGACGACATCGAAAGGCAGGTCGCACAGTCGTGA
- a CDS encoding MoxR family ATPase: protein MALRTEIGKVVVGQDAVVSGLVIALLCRGHVLLEGVPGVAKTLLVRTLAAALQLDFKRVQFTPDLMPGDVTGSLVYDARTAEFEFRAGPVFTNLMLADEINRTPPKTQAALLEAMEERQVSVDGQPRPLPDPFIVAATQNPIEYEGTYQLPEAQLDRFLLKLNVPLPPRDQEIAILNRHAHGFDPRDLSFVRPVAGPAELAAGRDAVRQVLVGDEVLGYIVDIVGATRTSPSLQLGVSPRGATALLSTARSWAWLSGRSYVTPDDVKAMARPTLRHRVALRPEAELEGASADGVIEGILSAVPVPR from the coding sequence ATGGCCCTGCGCACCGAGATCGGCAAGGTCGTCGTCGGGCAGGACGCCGTCGTCAGCGGTCTGGTGATCGCGCTGCTGTGCCGCGGCCACGTGCTGCTCGAAGGCGTGCCCGGGGTGGCGAAGACGCTGCTGGTGCGCACGCTCGCAGCGGCGCTGCAACTGGACTTCAAGCGGGTGCAGTTCACCCCCGACCTGATGCCGGGCGACGTGACGGGCTCACTGGTCTACGACGCCCGCACCGCCGAGTTCGAGTTCCGCGCCGGACCGGTGTTCACGAACCTGATGCTGGCCGACGAGATCAACCGCACACCACCCAAGACGCAGGCAGCTCTGCTGGAGGCGATGGAGGAACGCCAGGTCAGCGTCGACGGCCAGCCCCGGCCGCTGCCGGATCCGTTCATCGTCGCCGCGACCCAGAACCCGATCGAGTACGAGGGCACCTACCAGCTGCCGGAGGCGCAGCTGGACCGGTTCCTGCTGAAGCTGAATGTGCCGCTGCCGCCGCGCGATCAGGAGATCGCGATCCTGAACCGGCATGCCCACGGATTCGATCCGCGGGACCTGTCGTTCGTGCGGCCGGTCGCCGGGCCCGCCGAACTCGCCGCGGGCCGCGACGCCGTCCGCCAGGTGCTGGTCGGCGACGAGGTGCTCGGCTACATCGTCGACATCGTCGGTGCGACAAGGACTTCCCCGTCGCTGCAGCTCGGGGTGTCCCCGCGCGGCGCGACCGCGCTGCTGTCCACCGCGAGGTCATGGGCGTGGCTGTCGGGCCGCAGCTATGTGACCCCCGACGACGTCAAGGCGATGGCCAGGCCCACGCTGCGCCACCGGGTGGCGCTGCGGCCGGAGGCCGAACTGGAGGGCGCCAGCGCCGACGGCGTGATCGAGGGCATCCTGTCCGCGGTGCCCGTGCCGAGATAG
- a CDS encoding DUF58 domain-containing protein — protein sequence MVLTGRVGLIALLCALPIVLSPSPAATFAALAALLAVAVMVDVALAGSPRALTMTRSGPTSARLGQPVTVELTVHNGGRARFRGVVRDAWAPSARAEPRVQPVNIAAGQRVTLQSELRPVRRGDQVSALVTARSIGPLRLAGRQGSHRVPWQIRILPPFLSRKHLPSRLARLRELEGMTPVLIRGQGTEFDSLREYVVGDDVRSIDWRATARRSDVVVRTWRPERDRRVLIVLDTGRTSAGRVGVDPTGSDPATGWPRLDWSMDAALLLAALSARAGDHVDFLAHDREARAAVVNASRTELLAQLVAAMAPLEPALVESDARALVAAVQRRVRRQALVVLLTDLNASAIDEGLLTVLPQLTAKHRVIVAAVADPRVDKLAAGRADAVEVYDAAAAERARNDRRAVASRLRRMGVEVVDAPPEELAPDLADHYLAMKAAGRL from the coding sequence GTGGTCCTCACCGGTCGCGTCGGGCTCATCGCGCTGCTGTGCGCGCTGCCGATCGTGCTCTCGCCCTCTCCCGCAGCAACTTTCGCGGCGCTGGCAGCGCTGCTGGCGGTCGCGGTGATGGTGGATGTGGCACTGGCGGGCAGTCCGCGCGCGCTGACGATGACACGCAGCGGGCCGACCTCGGCGCGTCTGGGCCAGCCGGTGACCGTCGAGCTGACGGTGCACAACGGTGGCCGCGCACGGTTTCGCGGTGTGGTCCGCGATGCGTGGGCGCCCAGCGCCCGGGCCGAACCGCGCGTCCAGCCGGTGAACATCGCTGCCGGACAACGGGTGACGCTGCAGTCAGAGTTGCGGCCGGTGCGCCGCGGGGATCAGGTCTCGGCGCTGGTGACCGCCAGGTCGATCGGCCCGCTCAGGCTGGCCGGCCGCCAGGGTTCGCACCGGGTGCCGTGGCAGATCCGCATCCTGCCGCCGTTCCTGTCCCGCAAGCATCTGCCGTCACGGCTGGCCCGGCTCCGCGAGCTCGAAGGCATGACACCGGTGCTGATCCGCGGCCAAGGCACCGAGTTCGACTCACTGCGCGAGTACGTCGTCGGCGACGACGTCCGCTCGATCGACTGGCGGGCCACCGCCCGGCGCTCCGACGTCGTAGTGCGCACCTGGCGCCCGGAACGCGACCGACGGGTGCTGATCGTGCTGGACACCGGCCGCACGTCGGCCGGCCGGGTCGGCGTCGACCCGACCGGATCGGATCCCGCCACCGGGTGGCCCCGCCTGGACTGGTCGATGGATGCCGCGCTGCTGCTGGCCGCGCTGTCCGCCCGCGCAGGCGACCACGTCGACTTTCTGGCCCACGACCGCGAGGCGCGCGCGGCCGTCGTCAACGCCTCCCGCACCGAGCTCCTGGCCCAGCTGGTCGCGGCGATGGCGCCGCTGGAACCCGCGCTGGTGGAGTCCGACGCCCGCGCGCTGGTCGCGGCGGTGCAGCGGCGAGTGCGGCGCCAGGCGCTGGTGGTGCTGTTGACCGACCTGAACGCGTCGGCCATCGACGAGGGCCTGCTCACCGTGCTGCCGCAGCTGACCGCCAAGCACCGGGTGATCGTCGCGGCGGTGGCCGACCCGCGGGTGGACAAGCTGGCCGCGGGCCGCGCCGACGCCGTGGAGGTCTACGACGCCGCGGCCGCGGAGCGGGCCCGCAACGACCGCCGCGCGGTGGCGTCCCGGCTGCGGCGGATGGGGGTCGAGGTGGTCGACGCGCCACCGGAGGAACTCGCGCCCGACCTGGCCGACCACTACCTCGCGATGAAGGCCGCCGGCCGCCTCTGA
- a CDS encoding stage II sporulation protein M codes for MDVDAFVLANRPTWERLEHLVKNRRKLTGAEVDELVDLYQRVSTHLSIARSSSSDAVLVGKLSGLVARARAVVTGAHAPLWREFTRFWTVSFPVVVYRSWRWWVASGVLFYAVAAVIAVWVAHSPEVQATIGTPSEIRQLVDHEFANYYSEHPAASFALQVWVNNAWVTAQCIGMSVLLGIPIPYVLFQNSANLGVNAGLMFEAGKGDIFLGLIAPHGLIELTAVFVAAGVGMRLGWSVISPGDRPRGQVLAEQGRAVIAVAIGLAVVLLAAGAIEGFVTPSALPTFVRIAIGVAAVVAFFGYVFYFGRKAALAGETGDIEDAPDVVPTS; via the coding sequence GTGGATGTCGATGCGTTTGTCCTGGCGAACCGCCCGACATGGGAGCGCCTCGAACATCTGGTGAAAAACCGCCGGAAACTGACCGGCGCGGAGGTCGACGAACTGGTCGACCTCTACCAGCGGGTGTCGACCCATCTGTCGATCGCGCGGTCGTCGTCCTCCGATGCGGTGCTGGTCGGCAAACTCTCCGGCCTGGTCGCGCGGGCGCGGGCGGTGGTGACCGGCGCCCACGCCCCGCTGTGGCGTGAGTTCACCCGGTTCTGGACGGTGTCCTTCCCGGTCGTCGTGTACCGGTCGTGGCGGTGGTGGGTGGCCTCGGGCGTGCTGTTCTACGCGGTCGCGGCGGTGATCGCGGTCTGGGTGGCGCACTCGCCGGAGGTGCAGGCGACCATCGGCACGCCCAGCGAAATCCGACAGCTGGTCGACCATGAGTTCGCCAACTACTACAGCGAGCATCCGGCGGCGTCGTTCGCGCTGCAGGTCTGGGTGAACAACGCCTGGGTGACCGCCCAGTGCATCGGGATGTCGGTGCTGCTCGGGATCCCGATCCCGTACGTGCTGTTCCAGAACTCGGCCAACCTCGGGGTCAACGCGGGGCTGATGTTCGAGGCGGGCAAGGGCGACATCTTCCTCGGGCTGATCGCCCCGCACGGCCTGATCGAGCTGACGGCGGTGTTCGTCGCCGCCGGCGTCGGGATGCGGCTGGGCTGGTCGGTGATCTCGCCGGGCGACCGGCCGCGCGGGCAGGTACTGGCCGAGCAGGGCCGCGCGGTGATCGCGGTCGCGATCGGGCTGGCCGTGGTGCTGCTGGCGGCCGGGGCGATCGAGGGCTTCGTGACGCCGTCGGCGCTGCCGACGTTCGTGCGGATCGCGATCGGGGTGGCGGCGGTGGTGGCGTTCTTCGGCTACGTCTTCTACTTCGGCCGCAAGGCGGCGCTGGCCGGGGAGACCGGCGACATCGAGGACGCCCCCGACGTGGTGCCGACCAGCTGA